AGTCGGGGGCTTTTGGAGGAGCCCCGACGTGCGGTGTCGAGTGTCCGCGCCTTACGACGCGGAGTTGCCGCTTCATCGGGGGCCTGACAGCACCTTGCCCTCCACGGCCAGCGTCACCGTCGGTTCGACGGCTGAGGAGCACGACGGCGGCATTCAGATCCGCGTGGGCCTCGTGCTCGCAGCCCACGCAGCGGAAGTGATTCCCCTGCCGGCTGGCGGCGTCGACGAGCCCGCACGTCGGACAGGTCTGGCTGGAATAGGCAGCGGGAACCTCGACCAGCGTGCCGCCCGTAGCCTCTAGCTTGTAGCGGAGCATCGTGCAGAACGACGACCACCCAGCGCCGGCGATGTGGCGGCCGAGTCCGCCGCGCACCATGCCGGCCACATTCAGCTTCTCCACGACCACCACGCCGTGGCTCTTGGCGTAGCGGTGGGAGAGGACGTGTAGGACATGGGTGCGTTGACGGCGCACCTTCCGGTGCAGCGTGGCGACGCGCAGAACCGCGCGGTGTCTCCGGCGCGAACCTTTCTGCCGGCGGGCCACCACGCGCTGGGCACGCGCGAGGCGACAGAGCGTGCGCTCAAGGTGCTTCGGGTTCGGGACGAAACGCCCGTCAGAGTCGGCGAGCAGCACGGTCAGCCCGCGGTCGATCGCGACAGTCGGGCCACGCCGCGGCTCCGGCGCCGCGACCTCCTCTTCACACTGAATCGACGCGAACCACTGATCGACGTCACGCCGAATCGTGCAGCGCTTCGGCGTGCCCCAGAGTGGCCGATGCAGCCGGGCACGGATCTCGCCGAGCTTCGGGAACACCACGCCCGTCGCGGTGACGCGGAACACGCTGGGATGGGGCTCAGTGATCGCGACTGCGTCGCGTCCTTTCTTCTTCCACCGGGGACGCCCTGCCAACCCCTTGAAGCATCTCTGCCACGCCGCATCGAGATCAACGAGGAGTTGCGCGCAGACGTTCCGTGGCACGTCGGCCAGCCACGGCACCTCGGCCCTGAGTTCGGTCAACTGGTTGATCTGGTCGAAGGCCGAGCGCTGGCGAGCGCCACGACGCAGGTAGAGGAAGCGCTGCTCGTGGGCTGCGTTCCACAGCGCCCGGAGTGCCCCTTCCCACGCCCGCAACCGCGCTTCTTGCTCCGGCGTGGGGTACAGGCGATAGCGGAACCCGCGGCGCAGAACCACTTAGCGCCTCGTCCTGATGTGCTCGGCCCGCTCGATGTACCGACGGATCGTCTCTGCCGAGACCTGACCCGCCGTCCCCACGTCGAACGACGGCGCCCAGAGGTGGCCGTGGCGCAACACGCGGGGAAGCTGCTGGAACTCGGCAAACAGGCTGCGCGCGGTGACGCCATTGAACCACTGGTCCGGCTGGACGTCCAAGGCCAGGATCTCGAAGCCCTTGGCTTGGGCCACCTCACTGATCAGGCCGCGCAGCCGGTCAGCCACCGCGTGGGCCAGCACGCGCTTGCGGTATTTCGGAATCGAAACGGCGTGGTA
This Candidatus Methylomirabilota bacterium DNA region includes the following protein-coding sequences:
- a CDS encoding transposase, coding for MKTTRNAVYQMAYHAVSIPKYRKRVLAHAVADRLRGLISEVAQAKGFEILALDVQPDQWFNGVTARSLFAEFQQLPRVLRHGHLWAPSFDVGTAGQVSAETIRRYIERAEHIRTRR
- a CDS encoding transposase; the encoded protein is MVLRRGFRYRLYPTPEQEARLRAWEGALRALWNAAHEQRFLYLRRGARQRSAFDQINQLTELRAEVPWLADVPRNVCAQLLVDLDAAWQRCFKGLAGRPRWKKKGRDAVAITEPHPSVFRVTATGVVFPKLGEIRARLHRPLWGTPKRCTIRRDVDQWFASIQCEEEVAAPEPRRGPTVAIDRGLTVLLADSDGRFVPNPKHLERTLCRLARAQRVVARRQKGSRRRHRAVLRVATLHRKVRRQRTHVLHVLSHRYAKSHGVVVVEKLNVAGMVRGGLGRHIAGAGWSSFCTMLRYKLEATGGTLVEVPAAYSSQTCPTCGLVDAASRQGNHFRCVGCEHEAHADLNAAVVLLSRRTDGDAGRGGQGAVRPPMKRQLRVVRRGHSTPHVGAPPKAPDSSPGEGYNPRVTAPVATTAAATTVERRGKAHHIRAEAGGDP